In the genome of Quercus robur chromosome 3, dhQueRobu3.1, whole genome shotgun sequence, one region contains:
- the LOC126716848 gene encoding uncharacterized protein LOC126716848 yields MAHINKEVVGVDNTFRRKFDREGYLERARERERQEEESRSKSKSKGPPVQRKPLKHRDYEVDLESRLGKTQVVTPVAPLSQQAGYYCSVCECVVKDSANYLDHINGKKHQRALGMSMRVERASVDQVKQRFEVLKKRRVPGSFTEQDLDERILKQQQEEEERKRQRREKKKEKMREKVAEEETEMDPDVVEMMGFGGFRSSKK; encoded by the exons atggctCACATCAACAAAGAG GTTGTTGGGGTTGATAACACATTTAGAAGGAAATTTGATCGGGAAGGGTATTTGGAACGAGCTCGAGAGCGTGAAAGACAG GAGGAAGAGTCACGGTCTAAGTCCAAAT CAAAAGGTCCTCCAGTGCAGAGGAAGCCTTTGAAACATAGGGATTATGAAGTGGACCTTGAATCTCGGTTGGGAAAAACTCAG GTTGTTACACCAGTGGCACCTTTAAGTCAGCAG GCTGGATATTATTGTTCAGTTTGTGAGTGTGTAGTGAAGGACTCTGCAAATTACTTGGATCATATCAATGGAAAGAAAC ATCAAAGAGCGTTGGGTATGTCTATGAGGGTAGAACGGGCATCTGTTGACCAG GTCAAACAGCGATTTGAAGTCCTTAAGAAGCGGAGAGTTCCTGGAAGCTTCACAGAGCaag aTCTTGATGAGCGGATCTTAAAGCAGCAACAAGAAGAGGAAGAACGGAAGCGCCAACGTCgcgaaaagaaaaaagagaagatg AGAGAGAAGGTGGCAGAAGAGGAAACTGAAATGGATCCTGATGTTGTGGAAATGATGGGATTTGGGGGTTTCCGTTCATCCAAGAAGTGA